The following nucleotide sequence is from Buchnera aphidicola (Schlechtendalia peitan).
TATAATAATTACAATCATTTTTTTAAATATTATCAAACGTTTATTTTTACAAAACTATTTCAAATAGCTATTATATTTTACAATATATAAATATAAATTATATGTATCTTTATTAACAAATATTTAATCAATCTGTAAAACAATTAGAACTAAACACATATAATATTGAATCTAATACATAATTATTTCTACACAGACAAAACATAAACGTTTTAACAATTTAATTCTTAAAATAAATTATCACAAATTTAATGTAAACTATTCGATATTAGAGTTTTAATTTATACATAACATATATAAACTTTTTCTATACGCTATTAAAAGGATTCAAAAATTTTGGAATACTATTTTCATAATTCTCGATTTTTTTGATATGATTTAAAGTTAAATCAACATCGTCTAATCCATTTAATATACAATATTTGTGCACATAATTAATTTTAAATTTATAACATTGATTGTCTACTAATACTTCATTATTCACTAAATTTACTGTTATAAGCATATTAGGACAATTTACTACGATTTTAAATAAGTAATTTATTATATTTTTAGAAAATGTAATTGGTAACAAACCATTTTTAATACTATTACTATAAAAAATATCTGCAAAACTAGATGATATCACCACCTTAATCCCA
It contains:
- the leuD gene encoding 3-isopropylmalate dehydratase small subunit codes for the protein MSKLACHTGIAVPLDVSNVDTDVIIPKQFLQKITKLGFGKHLFHDWRYLEGLENKLNVDFVLNQDRYKNSTILLTRENFGCGSSREHAVWALLDFGIKVVISSSFADIFYSNSIKNGLLPITFSKNIINYLFKIVVNCPNMLITVNLVNNEVLVDNQCYKFKINYVHKYCILNGLDDVDLTLNHIKKIENYENSIPKFLNPFNSV